A stretch of DNA from Bacillota bacterium:
GCTGGAAGGCGGAGGCCTCAGCATCCTGCCGGTCCACCGGATCGTGGGGCCCGCCGGCCGGGAGGTCCGCGAGGCGTTACGCTTCTCTCTCTACGAGCACTTCATCCCCTTGAGCGAACCGGAGCTGCCCCCGCCGCTGCGGGACCTGTGCCGAAGGGGCGAGCATGACGCCCTTCTGGCCGCCGAAGCCGTGGCAGGCCTGCGAAAGGCGCTCAACCGCACCGTCCTGGGGGTCTGGTGGCGTACCGGGCAGGTGGAGTGGCTCGCCGTGCCGGCCAAGGCGAGCCGCCGCGGCAGCCAGCCCCGCGGCGATCCCCCGGGGGCCGCCGGCGACATCAGCATCCTGCACAGGGGCGCCCTCCACGGATGGCAGCCGGCCGTTGATGCGCAGGGCGCTTCACCTGGAGGGACGGCCGGGCGGTGGGTACGCTACACGTCCTACCCGCGCGAAGCGGCCAGGGCGGTGGACGAAGGGGACGCCGCCGCGGCCATCCTGCTCGCTCCGGTGGAACTTTCGGAGGTGCAGGAGGTTGCGCTTGCCGGTAAGAAAATGCCCGAGAAATCGACGTACTTTTACCCGAAGCTCACGAGCGGGCTCGTCTTGCACGACCTGCGTTTGCCGGTCCAGACGTGGCCGCCCGGCTGACGGGTCTCATCGAGGACGGGAGGTTGTCGCGGATGGTGGCCGGGCTGGAAGATCTTGCGCCGGCCGACCGGGAGAAGTTCCTGGGCGAGGCGCTCACGTTCGATGACGTGCTTCTCCTTCCGGGCGAATCCAATGTGCTGCCGAAGGAGGTGGACGTGAGCACCCGCTTTTCACGGCGCATTCCCCTCAACATCCCCCTGGTCAGCGCGGCGATGGATACCGTGACGGAAGCGCGCCTTGCCATCGCCATCGCCCGCGAGGGTGGCATCGGCGTCATCCACAAGAACCTCACCATCGAGGCGCAGGCCGGTGAGGTGGACAAGGTCAAGCGTTCGGAGAGCGGCATCATCGTGGATCCCATCTACCTCTCCCCGGAGCACACGTTGCGGGACGCCCTGGCGGTGATGGCACGCTACCGCATATCGGGAGTGCCGATTACTGACCCGGAGGGCCGGCTGGTGGGTATCATCACCAACCGGGACCTCAAGTTCGAGGAGGATCTGGACCAGCCCATCGGCCGGGTGATGACCCGGGAGAACCTGGTGACGGCCCCCGTCGGCACCAGTCTGGAAGAGGCCAAGAGGATTCTGCACCGCCACCGCATCGAAAAGCTGCCGCTGGTGGACGCGCAGTTCCGGCTGAAGGGCCTCATTACGATCAAGGACATTGAAAAGGCGCGCAAGTACCCCAACGCAGCCAAAGACGCCAAGGGGAGGCTCCGGGTCGCCGCCGCCGTCGGCGTGGGCCCGGAGGTCATGGAACGGGCAGCGGCCCTGGTCGGTGCCGGCGTGGACGCCCTCGTCATCGACTCCTCTCACGGCCACTCCCGCCGCGTCATCGAGACGTGCCAGCGCCTCAAGTCGGAGTTCGGAGACCGGGTGGACGTGGTGGCCGGCAATGTGGCGACGCGGGAAGCGGTGCGGGTGCTCGCCCAGGCGGGTGCCGACGCCGTGAAGGTCGGCATCGGCCCGGGTACCATCTGCACTACCCGGGTGGTGACGGGCGTGGGGGTGCCGCAGCTCACCGCCGTGTGGGAGTGCTTCCAGGAGGCGTCGCGGCACGGCGTGCCGCTCATCGCCGACGGCGGCATCCGGTACTCCGGCGACATCACCAAGGCCCTGGCCGCAGGGGCCGACTCGGTCATGATCGGCAGCCTCTTTGCGGGCACGGAGGAGAGCCCCGGTGAGGTCGAGATCTACCAGGGCCGCAGCTTCAAGGTCTACCGGGGCATGGGGTCGCTATCGGCCATGCGCGCCGGTTCGGCCGAGCGGTACGGCTACGAGCCGGATGCCAAACCGGTGCCCGAGGGGATCGAGGGGCGTGTGCCGTTCCGGGGGCCGGTGGC
This window harbors:
- a CDS encoding DUF1015 family protein, whose protein sequence is ALEQAASGEPATQAEAPAGGEIALWVHPAGSEQGRSVLDALASDLDRSPAIIADGHHRYEAAGDYVEERARAGELRPDGSAAEPFALAGMVPLEGGGLSILPVHRIVGPAGREVREALRFSLYEHFIPLSEPELPPPLRDLCRRGEHDALLAAEAVAGLRKALNRTVLGVWWRTGQVEWLAVPAKASRRGSQPRGDPPGAAGDISILHRGALHGWQPAVDAQGASPGGTAGRWVRYTSYPREAARAVDEGDAAAAILLAPVELSEVQEVALAGKKMPEKSTYFYPKLTSGLVLHDLRLPVQTWPPG
- the guaB gene encoding IMP dehydrogenase is translated as MVAGLEDLAPADREKFLGEALTFDDVLLLPGESNVLPKEVDVSTRFSRRIPLNIPLVSAAMDTVTEARLAIAIAREGGIGVIHKNLTIEAQAGEVDKVKRSESGIIVDPIYLSPEHTLRDALAVMARYRISGVPITDPEGRLVGIITNRDLKFEEDLDQPIGRVMTRENLVTAPVGTSLEEAKRILHRHRIEKLPLVDAQFRLKGLITIKDIEKARKYPNAAKDAKGRLRVAAAVGVGPEVMERAAALVGAGVDALVIDSSHGHSRRVIETCQRLKSEFGDRVDVVAGNVATREAVRVLAQAGADAVKVGIGPGTICTTRVVTGVGVPQLTAVWECFQEASRHGVPLIADGGIRYSGDITKALAAGADSVMIGSLFAGTEESPGEVEIYQGRSFKVYRGMGSLSAMRAGSAERYGYEPDAKPVPEGIEGRVPFRGPVADMVYQLVGGVRAGMGYCGARNLAELRRRGRFVRVTQAGVRESHPHDVQITREAPNYWTP